Genomic window (Falco cherrug isolate bFalChe1 chromosome 4, bFalChe1.pri, whole genome shotgun sequence):
GCACAGGCATGTTTTTGCAGGGTGGGTGGTGGTCACTGATCTCTTCTGGTCTGAGGGAGATGGAGACCTGTTGATTTCAGACTAGCAAGTTATGCAAGTGATAGAGTACATACTAAGCACTTAAATACAGGACATTCAATCACACTAACACAACTTCTAGCTTGAGGCAAAATTGTAGCCTGTAAAGATGCATCAGTTCCTGCAGAGAACACAAGAAACTCGCCTTAGCTGCTCAGAAAGGCACCGAAAAGCAAGACCGTCTCCCCCACTCCTTCCCTTCAAGTCTCACAGCTGAAACCAGTGGGActggaaggaagaaagtaaaactAAGATCCAAAGAAAAAATGGGGTCAGGCAGGGAAAGAAAGTGCATGAAGAGAAGGCAAACTGCAGGTTGAGTATAGACAGTTGGTTGAGATGGGGACTAGGCATATTCCTTACACCATGCCTTCTAACAGTCAGCTGGCTCTCTTCTGGCCATAAAATGTCTCTCTCCTTCAGTCTGGTCCTTATCCCTAAGGACCTATTCAGTTTTACTCCAATGTCTATTTTTGTACTGAAAAGCTCACATTCCGCCAAAGCCAAACAGTGCAAGACTCCTGTGCAAgaatggctgctgctgctgcttctcccctcctcctaCACAGGCACAGTGTGGGGACTATTAATTAGCAGTTCATTTTAGTAAGCCAGCGAGGGGACCCCTGTGCCTCATAATatgccatctttttttctggtcttgCAATACATCCGAGAACCTGGAAATTTTAGGGATTAGGGTTTGGCAACAGTCAGATTAAGCTGTTTTGAATGAGTGGGAACAGCTATAAAGCTTGCTGGACAGAAGACAAAAGTGGACACACAGGTCACCACCACCATTTCACATCATCTTTGCCACCAAACTGTGCTTATTTTATCACTGTTCTAAATACAGAgaagtctgtttttaaaatatattctctaCATTTTGAGTAGTACCGCTAAACGCAAAAATTACAGTCAGTCGCTAGATGTATTCAGGACTAAACAAAGGATAATTAATTTCATCTTGCCTGGTACACCCCCATACATGCAATCCTGGGGGAATTCCTTTCACAACATTTAAAACCGTTCTCCAAAACCCAGAGAGCACAGCGTGAACTGTCTTACCATTTTCAGCATGTAATGTGCCATTGCATGGAGGTGTCGTGTTGAAGATCCGCTCacaattataaaataattgGAGTATTTAATTTCTGGAGGTAGCTGGATGACACAGATGTCTTTAGCATTTTCTTGCCTCAGCAGAGCTACAACAAATTCAATGTTGAACTTCGGAAGAACAGTATCTGgatcagacagaaaaaatgatGCAGTggtaatttatctttttaattgcaaaaatcAACCACTTAAGATGACATAAAATGGCAATGAGCTGAATTATTGCCTAAGATAGCCACTCACAGTGGAGTTTGGTTTGATACTGACAACGCAACATGCACTGCAGatttttaaagatcattttTAAAACCATCAAAGTTGAGAACTAAGCACTCTTCTGGTAAATAACACTACCACTAGATATAGCAGCCAGCAAACATCAAAGTTTCTTTCAGGTAACTAACTTATTTCTTGTTGTTAGTACTTTAGAGTCAATGCTATCATCAGATACTTGTCAATTATCATCAATGAAACCTAAGTACTTCAGACAttattaaaatgacaaaattaaaagtatttcagaataatGCTTTTCAACAGGTCTGTGATAATACATGGTGATGAAATCACTCTAAAATCTTTAGATGAAATCAATATATTGAAAATGTAGCTGACATGATGCAGCGTGAAGGTACTTTTTATCTTTGCACCCAGTAAAGCCACTTTTTCCCTAGCCTATTCTGCCACAGAGGACTACTGTATTCTAGACAAGACTTTAGTCCTTCAACAGTTTAAGCAAGTCAGTTTAGAAACTAGTAAATTAGTGCAACTACCTTCTGTTCGCACCATGaaatcagtttattttgaaTTGCCCACAATTAGGTAGATGCAACTTGTACATACTTACGGCATAATTTGAATCTGTCAGCAATGCATGCTTGCCACTATAAAGTGAGCGTTAGTGCAGAATGAGCATCAGCACAGAGCCAAGCTTTATATTTACCAAtataaagaaaaaggcaagcaaaagaACAATAGCTACATATAATTATATGCATGAATGGGGATGTGAAATTGGATCAGATCTCTGTAAATGAAAGCCTTTGAGCTTAGGGACTCATGCACTCTTTCAACTTTTGCTGTGGTCACACATGCAGAAGATTAGCAGTGGCCACTGCTCCTCCAGACACAGCGGTTacaaaagttaaatatttgcCTGGTAGCCACATGTGAAGTCTCTAGTGCCTACTTAAGAGAACGAATGGTCTAAACAACCCCAGGCACATTCTGCCACGCTGAACGTCATTGTCAGATCTAGGCTAGAGAAGATTTGCAGAACAGCTACAACAAACCAGCTCTGCGCACGCATCTGTACAGGGAAACGTTTTTCTGTTATAATAAGCGTGTATGAGAAAAACGCCTCCAACTCAGCACCAGTATCCTCACAGAAGTTCTGCACTAGCCATTGACTCCCCACGTCAGAGCACGGCTTAGGAAGCTGGTTCAGCACCACGGTTACGGCTGTGAGGCCTGTGCTCTCAGCCGAGATAAGGGCGATTCGGTCGCGCAGGATCCTCCCGCAGCTGCGGAGCGCGACTCCCCGTGTCCTCAACAGTCGCTTTCCTCCCGAGGCGTTACACTCCGCGCAGGGCAGAGCCGAGGGCCCGAGGGTCGCGGCCTCCTTGGCGCGCCGCCTCACAGCCGTGCCGGGCCCGCCAGGCCGCGCCCCGTTGCCCAGCGCCTGGCGCCCGCGGAGCCCCAGGCCTTGCGGGCCTTGCGCGGCGCCTCGCTGGCCGGGCCGCTCCGCACAACGCGCTCCCTCACCCGCTGTGAGGCCGCGGGCCGGCCGGCGCCCTCGGGGCCACCTCGAGAGCGACCAGCCTTACCAGTCGCGACAGAACTAGCGCGAAGGACCAGGCGGGAAGCCAAAAGGCCCGCGAGCGGTGTCGCGCTCCGACAGGCCCCGCCGGCTCAcgctggcagctctgcccccaCGGCTGGGCCGCCCTTCGCCGGGCCCTACCTGCCGCCTggcgccgctccgccgccgcccccagcgccccggctccgccgcctcccgcgccccgcgccgccgcgccgcccccaCGGGGAGTCCCGAGCCCCGGCGGCCGCGGCTCCGGCAGGAgggcgccccccgccgcggcggagAGAGGCCGCCAGAGCCGGCGCCCCCCCGCCACCGCCCGCCACatgcccgccgccgccccgccgcccccgcggcccGCCCCTCCCGCACGCCGCCTCGCGATTGGCCACTGGCGGCCACGCCCCTCTCACCTCACTGGCGCGTCctgccggcgggcgggcggtgccGGCGGGCGCGCGCGCAGCGGCCGTcccgaggcggcggcgggggccgtCCCCGCGCGTCCGCGGTAGGCGGTGCCCGGCCGCGCCGGTGGCGGGCGGCTGTGTGCCGGGCCCCGGGGAggcccgcggggccgggcgcctACCGGAGCGGCTCCTCTCCGACTGAAGTCCCCGCGCGGCCCAGCCCCGGGGcgcccccgctgccctgccggagccccggggcgggggctgggTTTGCGGGACGGACGTCGCGGCTCGGCCTCGGCTTCCCCGTCCCCGTTCGGAGCTCCCCGTCAGGGTTTGCCGAGCGGTGTCCGAGCCACCAGGCGGTAGAAGGGACGGGACCCGGAGGCCGGTGACCCGCACTCCGCTGTGATGGTTCGCTGGGAAGGAGCAGACGCAGAGTGCGGGCACTGCCACACAAACCCTGGTCACGTATCTTGTGCTCCCTTTTAAAGCCTATGGTTTGGcctgaaaagctgcagctggtttgaaacaaatacagttttcttggGGAAGCGTATTTTATACCTAATTCCCACAGTGTTAATGGGCGCAGGGCAGTAgtcttgctgtttgttttgcagtggaGAATGTTGTCCAGGGTTAAAGGTTATGACCTAAAGGTCATATGTCAAGGGTAAAAGGTTATGACCTAAACAAGTTCAAGCATTTGTATTTACTGTGAGTAAAAGTTGTTTCGCTTCATCCCCTTCCCGCGGAGATGTTGCCATTTACACTGACAGTAACATAGAAGTATTACTCTTCGGCCTACTTTTCCCTCCCTCGCCAAGTATGATGGTAAAACAAGGGTACTAAGACTTCAAAAGCAGATTTGTGTGAACGTAAAGACCTGCAGTGATAAATGCTTTAGCTTTAAAGGAGATTTGACTATTCTGTGCAAGGCTGGGGGTGGTCGGTAACAGCAACAGGTCAGTGTCTGGTTGTCTCTTGCAAAGTTTAGTTTATTCCTCTACAGTTCCTTCAGGGACTGGTGGTTTTTAGCCTTAGTTTCACCTTAGAAATACTTTTTGTGAGGAAAAACATGCTGCATCTAATGAGTCTCTTAACTGTGTGCTATAAAAATTGttcaagaagaaaaggggaaaggaacaaaacaagtGGTTTGAAATAATACTTAACTTCTTAATTTGCAACAAATTGTTACCCAACtaatgtttccatttctcttgATGACCTTTGAAAAGATGTTCTTTCTAAAGGTGATGTACATTTATGTCTCATGTCATTCTTTTGATGTTATTTCTCCAAAGGGGATGCCTGAAACATGTAATATTTGCTGACATTCACACATCTATTGTTTGTTAGCTGTTCTTGTCTTTGAAAGCCATAAAGTCCATTTGTATCCTGATCTGTTCTGAAACTGGGTTCCTCAGCAGTCATCTGGTTGTTAAGAAAGTCTCTTTGCATCTCAAGTTCGTGGTGCCATTGCTCTGAGTACACTTGAAGGGAGGCTGCAAAAATGGCTCGATAACCAGCGGTAGTGCCAGATGTGCATAAGTGAACTAAGATTAAGGCAAATCCAGCTGTGTTTTCTGGAGGTAGGTACTGCTTTGATCAGTAATTAGCCAACTCATCAAAGTTGCTTATCTGACAGTAtctgagacaaagaaaatgtactctttaaaatcattaaattgTTTATTTGTCAGCGCAGCAGTTAGATTCCATTGTATAAAAGTAAAGATATATGAAATAGAAGTTAcagctgaaaaggcaaaatcaaattattaaaatgtattattctgACGTGATATTTAAAGGAAGATAGTGCAGGCTATTCTGTATACTTAGGTTAAAGGATAAAAAAGTTCGGGAAGTATgcctgaaaactgttttctgtgcaaaagCTTAAGGTATCTCTGAGCAACTAACATTCAGTGTTTTGCTGAAGCAAGACGCTTTCTGCATGTAGCCTGGGTCAGTGGTAGCCTGCATCAGCACTGGTCCTGAGCATTATAGCTGTggcagatttaattttttcatgcTGCATTACAGGTCATCTTAAATTTTCCACTAAACCCCTGTCCTGCCCCAGGCTAGAGCAACAAGTACAAATTACAGTCCTTCCTGTCAGCAGTTTGACTGATAACAGAGGACGTAGCATTCAGGCAGTAATTTTTGcaggaaatgtgttttctgtttaaatcagGGAATAGTTTTAGATGCCCCAGACAATAGGATGTTACATATGAGGAAGATGGATCAATGGCAAATATGGCACTTTTAATAATATAACTGAAATggccacaaaagaaaataactggagaaccttgaaacaaaaaaaatctgttaaattttAGAACTAAAGAACTAATCTCACAGGTATGTttgaatctgcatttttttatatccTGAAGTCATTTAGAGGTGTCTGTGCACACTGGGGAAGTGGTGGTGACAACTAGATTCAGATTACAAATGACGAGCATTTGACAGGTCTGCTAAGATACCAGGAAAATACGTTTGTGCTTATATATCACCTCAGGAACTGAGAACAGTATGTATCAGGGGTCTTCCAAGAAACAGTACATAATGATATTGAAATAGAGATCTTCAAAGTATCCGGTGTTTAGAAATGGATTGCGTAAGGTCATTTGGCCAGCCGCCAATTGaaagttatttcatttttattataacCTTTAATATTAATAGCAAGGctgtaatggaaaataaatgatttaaagcatttttggtctgttttctcatttcagtgaaCCTTTTTAGCAACCTTTTCCCTTCTACAAATAAGATGCTCTCCTTTTCTCATCATCCAGTAATCCAGCCTTCAGTAGTTTGCTTCTGGTCTTGCACTGTGAAACCCCACAATGCAGAGTGATGAGCATGTACGGCCAGAAGACCAGATCACTTGAGAAAGGCCTCAACGTGAATTTTCTTAACACAGAATTGCAGCTAGAGTGAACAAGTGAAGGCATATTCAGGTTGCAGAAGTTTACACTTTTTAAGTTGCATAAcgcaaaagcagcagctggagcataGTGCTCCAGTTAATACTGGgggtttcatttatttcattaagtGGTCAAAGAGAGAGATGGAGGAGCAAGCAGAAGCTGATGTATATTTGCAGCAGGAGAGaatggaaagagaagggggaaaggaagtTGAATGTTACCTGTTCCTGCTAGAACCCCTGTTCTGCTGACTCTCGTACACGGAACACATGATCTGCCCTCTGGGGAGCAGTGGTGCCAGTCCAGTGTTTCAAGACAAACGGAAACAAAGGAGGCAAAGACAGCATCAGCAATTGCAGCTAAGGACTTTACATGAGACTCAGAGTAAAAGTTTCAACAGGGAGAGCCAAGCAGATGGGCCTCATCTTGTTACTTGGGTGTTTGTGGTCTAGTTTATAGTGACACTCGTGCGCTGGTAGTCATGTCCAGTAGGAAACTAAATGTGTCCAGCCCTGTTTTCTGGCCCTGAGGCCGACAGGCATGTAATGAGCTGCTTCAATGCTATTGAACTC
Coding sequences:
- the MALSU1 gene encoding mitochondrial assembly of ribosomal large subunit protein 1; protein product: MWRAVAGGRRLWRPLSAAAGGALLPEPRPPGLGTPRGGGAAARGAGGGGAGALGAAAERRQAADTVLPKFNIEFVVALLRQENAKDICVIQLPPEIKYSNYFIIVSGSSTRHLHAMAHYMLKMYKHHKEESDPHTQIEGKETDDWLCIDFGSIVVHFMLPETREVYELEKLWTLGSYDDQLAQMTRQLLPEDFIFGLTPNSSDPSRDKNLMQLLSGKTDERNIEP